A stretch of Triticum aestivum cultivar Chinese Spring chromosome 1D, IWGSC CS RefSeq v2.1, whole genome shotgun sequence DNA encodes these proteins:
- the LOC123168594 gene encoding myb family transcription factor MOF1-like: MTMAAGRDQRVEGVRQYNRSKVPRLRWTPDLHRCFVHAIHTLGGQYRATPKRVLQLMGVAGLTISHVKSHLQMYRNMRGNDLDMMQGIQQMDQEHTFAGGGMEVWTDMQQVHHHSEYCDGPCCRCHSPKHTKGSLLHHPQLKRPSEMETAHEAGASPQENLVRGQGICERDVTSGTYGLAAAGQAYYYHSHCMQTTTTTHEQGHHLPPRSRTWQRTPAAGGGGEQSARPGCTPAPRERERDLAAPRRGRGGDLAPYCEERSGELVHGHHGVAPASHGRPRGAAAERADGEPSLSLTLELDSGRLGGSGVGQCRTDVSEQGSFLTSSSASLGGSCSGRRRGGVSLDLSLSLYN; the protein is encoded by the exons ATGACAATGGCGGCCGGAAGGGATCAGAGGGTCGAAGGGGTGAGGCAGTACAACAGGTCCAAGGTGCCCCGCCTGAGATGGACGCCCGATCTCCACCGCTGCTTCGTCCACGCCATACACACTCTTGGAGGCCAGTACA GGGCTACACCTAAGAGGGTTTTGCAGCTGATGGGGGTGGCAGGGCTCACCATATCTCATGTCAAGAGCCATCTACAG ATGTACAGGAACATGAGGGGTAATGATCTTGACATGATGCAAG GCATTCAGCAAATGGATCAGGAGCACACATTCGCAGGAGGAGGCATGGAAGTTTGGACAGATATGCAGCAGGTTCATCATCATAGTGAGTACTGCGACGGACCCTGTTGCCGGTGCCACTCTCCAAAGCATACAAAGGGGTCACTGCTCCACCACCCCCAACTGAAAAG GCCATCCGAGATGGAGACCGCACACGAGGCCGGAGCAAGCCCCCAGGAAAACTTGGTCAGGGGCCAAGGAATATGCGAGAGGGACGTGACCTCGGGCACGTACGGCCTCGCCGCTGCAGGCCAAGCATACTACTACCACTCCCACTGCAtgcagacgacgacgacgacgcacgAGCAGGGCCACCACCTGCCGCCGCGCTCCCGGACATGGCAGCGCACACCTGCAGCAGGCGGTGGTGGCGAACAATCCGCTCGCCCCGGCTGCACGCCCGCGCCGCGGGAGCGGGAGCGGGACCTCGCCGCGCCAAGGCGTGGTCGTGGTGGTGACCTCGCACCCTACTGCGAG GAGCGGAGCGGCGAGCTAGTCCACGGCCACCACGGTGTCGCGCCGGCGAGCCACGGGAGGCcgaggggggcggcggcggagcgggccgaCGGCGAGCCGTCTCTGTCGTTGACGCTGGAGCTGGACTCCGGGCGCCTCGGCGGGAGCGGCGTGGGGCAGTGCCGCACCGACGTCAGCGAGCAGGGCAGCTTCCTGACGTCGTCGTCGGCGAGTCTTGGCGGCTCCTGCTCGGGGCGGCGCCGCGGCGGAGTTAGCCTGGACCTATCCCTTTCGCTGTACAACTGA